One Panicum virgatum strain AP13 chromosome 9K, P.virgatum_v5, whole genome shotgun sequence genomic region harbors:
- the LOC120651065 gene encoding uncharacterized protein LOC120651065, with translation MCIAGASPPVVPNPTCVLLAPHYQEVDYCSEEVRSVASPAGFGRHGGVQQHVVREKFEEVDRVSRTGSHGRHHHHGHGGSGHFVVRETKVEEDINNCTGEFHERKETFIISSD, from the exons ATGTGTATTGCTGGCGCCTCACCGCCCGTCGTCCCCAACCCCACATGTGTATTGCTGGCGCCTCACTACCAGGAGGTGGACTACTGCTCGGAGGAGGTGAGGTCGGTGGCCAGCCCGGCCGGCTTCggccgccacggcggcgtccaGCAGCACGTCGTCAGGGAGAAGTTCGAGGAGGTCGATAGGGTGTCACGCACCGGTAGCcacggccgccaccaccacc acGGCCACGGCGGCTCCGGCCACTTCGTGGTGCGCGAGACCAAGGTCGAGGAGGACATCAACAACTGCACCGGCGAGTTCCACGAGCGCAAGGAAACCTTCATCATCAGCTCCGACTGA